The DNA region ACGCAGATGAACATGTTCAGATGTGCAGGACTCTGCTGCCACTCAGTGGCGGCAGACAGTATTGCTGCTTGTTACTTTTGAGTGTGAAGCCTCTGATGTCGGTTGAGACTGGAATAGCACCGAAATGTCTTTTGACAGTGTTGACAGTGATAAGGTTTCTCCTGGGTGTGAATTCTCTGATGCTGAGCTAGGTGGGCACTGAGGCCAAAGGCTTTGCCACATATTTCACAGGCATaaggcttctccccagtgtgaaTCCTTTCATGCTGTGTAAGATTTGCTCTCTGGGCAAAGGTTTTCCCACATTTGCTACACATGTATGGTTTCTCCCCAGTGTGAATTCTCCGGTGAATGGAAAGGCATGAGCTCTGGCTGAAGGATTTCCCACATTCCTGACAAACATAAGGCTTTTCTCCGGTGTGAACTCTCTGGTGTCGGATGAGTTGAACACTCAGGCCAAAGGCTTTCCCACAGTCActgcattcatagggcttctcccctgtGTGAATTCTCTGATGCTTAGAAAGGCATGAACTCTGATGGAATGTCTTCCCACACTCACTACACTGAAAGTGCTTCTTTGCAGCATGAGTCCTGTGATGCTGAATAAGGTAGTTACTCTGGGTGAAGACTTTGTCACACTCCTTACATTTAAAGGGCTTCTCTCCAGAGTGAACTAACTGATGTTCTGAGAGGTGAGCACTTTGGCCGAAGGTCTTGCCACATTCGTTACACTTAAAGGAGTGCTCACTTTGGGAAGACTGTTGTTCGGTGAGGGAGAGGTTATGGTCGGCTTTCCTGTGCTCACCACGTTCACATGGCCTCACCACAGAGTGGATTCTCTGATGGCGACTGAGTTGTGTACTGTGgccaaaggctttcccacactgatGGCACTCAAAAGACTTCACCCTGGTGTGAATCTTCGCATGCTGAGTTAGGTATTTGCTACGGCTAAAGGTTTTCTCACATTTGTTACACTTAAAGCATTTCTCATTGAGCCTTTGATACTCTCTCTGTTCTGAGTTCAGAGCCAAAATTTTCTTGCTTGTATCAAATCCTTGTTTTTCTCTGGTGTGAATACTCAGGTGGCAATTCAGGGTTGAATGGCAAATGAAGCGTTCTCCACACTCCTGACATTGGTAGGGGGCTTCGATGGTGTGGATTATCTGATGCTGTACCAAGTGTTCTTTGTGGCTGAAGGTCTCCTTGCATTCAGCACAGCCAAAGAGCTTCTCTGTGGTATGACTGGACTGATGTCTAATCAGGTGTGAGGGTCGGCTGAAACTTTTGACACATTCCTGACATTTGTGGAGTTTGTAGCCTGTATGAATTCGCTGGTGTTCATTAAGGTGAGTGTTCCGGCAGAAGGTTTTCCCACAGTCACtgcatttgtaaggcttctctccactgtgaacCCTCTGGTGGATCTTCAGTGAGGATGTATggctgaaggctttcccacattcattgCACTTATaaggcttctccccagtgtggatgGCCTGGTGTTCAATGAGTGACGAACTCCGCCTGAAGGTCTTCCCACACTCCTGACACTCAGAGGTAGTTTTTGTAGCATGGGTCTTTTGATGTTGGATGAAATGCTTCTTCAAGTTGAAGGCTGCCTGGCACATGGCACATTCGTAGTGTTTCTGAATGTGAGTCTTCTGGTGCCCGGCAAGATGAAGGGCCCGGCTGAAAGCCTtgccacattcattacatttgtAGGACTTAGCACTTATGGTGGTTTTCTGACATTTAATGGGTCGTGCACGATTGGACGGACAGTCATGATCTTGATTGTTACAGagtttttctccagtgtgaattttCTGATGCCATTGGAGGTGCATGTTCTGACTAAAtgttttcccacattccttacacaCATAGGACTCGTATCCTGTATGAGTCACAGGACGAACAAATAGGTAGGAACTCTGGATGAAACTTCTCTCATGCTTTGGACGCACAGGGGGCTTCTCCTTCGTGTGAATGATCCAGTGCTGGATAAGGTGGTAACTCCGGCTGAAGCTTTCCCCACATTCACTACATTTATATAGGGTCTCCTCTCCCTGTACAGAATCCTGCTGGCTCTGGTCTGAGTAGTAGCCAAAGTCACTCCTACATTCTTTCGACTTAGCTGGAGTGAGGCTCTTTTCAGGAATGTCATGCATCACAGAGTCTTCTCCTATGGAAAGCGGGGAACTAGGACTGAGGCCACTCTTGAATTCATGATTGCATTCTGTGGGACTTTCCTCGTTGATAGCAACATCAGTCCTCAGAAGACTTTCTGGATCTCCCAGCAAACTATCTAACCAGCTCTCACCTATACAGGTTTCAAAGCTGGAGTTCCAGAGGCCATCCTTGGAAAATGCCTCCAAAATCTCCTGGGAGAGCCCTTCTTCTAAGAAATCCTGATGCAGAGGAGAGGCCTTGGTCTCAGTCATATCTGAAAGAGAGAATACAAATGTCTCCAGTGGGAAAGACCAGAGCTGTGGGCTGAGAATGTGGACAAGAGGCAGTAGGAGTGATACGTCTTGAGTCCAGCCTGTCCATCAAGGGGGTTAAAGGAAAGGGGCCTGAAGTGGTGTCCCGTCTGAAACTGGCATCAAGAAACGGAGTCCATTCTCAAGAAGGGAATCTGGAAACTTCAGGAGTTCAACTGAGAGGGAGAATCCCAGCCATAACCCTCATACCTACATCAATGACTGTGTTCCCCAAAGTCTCCTGGAGAATGATCCAATCACCCACCCAGTCCTTCACATCTGAATCCTGGGAGTCCGCATCCCCACTCCCACTCACCACTTTCTGCCAGACCTCCTTGGGAATGTCAACTCCCTCCCTCTCCGGTGTCAATCATCAACTTCCACCCAGCCATCAGGGGCTGTGTGACAACCAGCTCTGGCTACATCACTCCCCCAATAAACACTTCCAGAGCCTCTGAAGAGAAATGCAAGTGCATGAATCCAGCATTCTCTGTACTGGCCCCAAAGAACTCCTGCATGTCCCTGAATTTACCAAACTTTCTTATCTGTGCCATAACAGGACTCTTGTGCCCAAGAGTCCTGCACAGGCAAACTGTTCTGTGTCCTAGCTTGAGTACCACCCTACTCTGAGGTATCCCCAAAACCCCACACTGCTTTCTGCTGAGTGCCCCACCTTGTGTTCTCTCTGAAACAGCTGAGCTTTCAGCACCCTCTACTGTGACTTGTGAGTGGATGACGTACAAGCAGTCACAGAAAATTCTCAAGGACGAAAAGCAAGGTACCTCAGGTGCACTCTCAACCACCCCTGATAGCCCCCTTTCCAAAGTTGAACAAGCAGATCTGCCCTTATCTGGCCCACCCTCAACTACCAAGCTGTGCACCCCTGGGACCCCACAAAACATGAAATTCACTGCTTTCTCCACACCTCCAGTCCCCCTACCCCACCCAGCCCATCCTGAACCATCATATTCTTTCAAGTCTGTTCCTTCACAGATTTCATGGCTCTCTATCCACTGAACATCTCAGAGACTGCCCATCTCTCAGCCTGTTAagtgaaactgaaacaaaatctTTCCAGAGCCACCTCTTGCTCTGCATTGTCACATCTTCTGTGCTTCTGCTCCAACAGCTATCTGGCTTGTTCTCCTCACTATGCCTCTGTGCATGCTGCTGCCTATGCCTGGAGCACATTAACAGCCGTGTACCAGGCCCCTCTTACGTGCTGAGCATGATGTAGAGAGCTGGGAACACAGGATGAATCTAGCAGAATTTGCAGTTATAGCAGGAAGAAGACCTGAGTGATAACAATGCAGCACAGTTGTGACTATTGGAgatgtacatgtacacacacacacacacacacacatgcctacCTATATATTTAGTTGTCTCTACTTGAAAATATCCTCTATGTTAAagtaacagaaacaaaaatgagaGGTCAGGGGAGCACATGCCTGGATTGGTCTCCCTCATGTGACACTGGTACTGAGCAGCAGGCTGCAGAGGACTCATAGGCAGTGAGCCAAGCACAGGGATGCAGACTGATGGGCAGGTAGAGCCCTGGAATCCTGTAATCTCTGGTTCAGGGCCCTCCTCCTCACACTGATACAGTAACACTGAGCGAAGCCACCCACACCCAGGTGAGGCACCTGcttctgctctctcctcccagggaTGTTTCCACCAGGGGAAGCACCACAGGAATCCTCACTGACCTGCTCAATCAAAGGAACCCTGGCCCGGGAGACAGCAGAGTGGGTCTTCTTGGCAGCATTCAGTCCTGGGCCTGAGTTACTCCCAAATGTGGTCATCTGCTAAGCCCAGGGCAAGGGAGAAAGGTTGGGTCTATataaagggagggaaaagaggtAGACAGACTGGGGGTCTACGCCTCATAGGCACAAGGCAGGAAGGGGGCAGAGACTGACACAGGGAGTCAACAGCCTCCCCTTGCTGAatctggaaggaagaaaagaggacaGGAGAGGCACCAGGACAGTCTGTGCAAAAGGCCGGAGGAGGAGGATACACAGCAGGCATGTCAGATTGAGTATTGCTTAAGCATCCCCATCCCCCCTAAAATGAAGGGACAGACACCAAGGGATAAATGAAACCCACAGGCCAGATGTCAAGATGTCTGGGCAGACACACTAGGAGTTGGCCACCTCAGGCAGAGGTTCTGAGGTACACCAAGGGCCCTCCCGTCCACTTACCAGGGCCAGCTGCTTCTGGGCTTCCTTCCACCAGGGCCTCCAGCTCTTCCCCACCATCTGGATAGGAGGTCAGGCTGGGTCTTGGGGGATCTGCAAAGACAGAATGACACTGCAGTCAATCACAATGTGGAAAGTCAACCATATGTCCAATAGGAATCTTTCAGCTCTCCCAACTTTATCCTGCACACAGCAGGGACTCCCCTATCTTGCTTCTGTAGCACATACTGGCTATAGTTTGGAGAAGACCTGCCCCGGTGTGACAAAATTCTATCAAATAAGTTTCCATAACgtagtcttttatttattttttaatcttttagaataaattattcttagaaaaaaattgaggacCTAAAAAGGGGAAATAAGTAGCTGAGGTGACAGTGATGGGGAACTGGGATGCTGGGGCTGGGAGATGCCAGACATGCACTGGGGCTGGGTCTGTGAGGCTGCTGTGCAGAAGTGGGTGGACACAGCCGGTCCAACTAGACCCCTGGGAAAAGCCTGCTGGCACACCTGGCTTTAAAGAGGGCTCCCCACATCCCCAGAGCTAATAAGACAGGATCGCTAGGCCTAAACAATTTGTGCAAACAATATGGTTTAAACGAAACACCTGCTTTTCTTGTGAGTCTGGAGTTTGGGTTTGTGCCAGGCAAATGGGGCATATGGCCAACCCCCAATAAAAACTCTGGGCCCTGAATCTCCAATGAGCTTCCCTGGTAAACAACATCTCACATGTATTGTCACATCTTGTTGCTGGGGAATTAAGTGAATCCCATGTGACCACTAAGAAGATTCTGGAAGCTTGAGCCTGGCTACCCTGAACCTCACCCCACTTGCCTTTTCCCCTTGCTGACTGTGCTCTATACCTTTTCACTGTAGTAAATCACAGCCATGAGTCTGACCATAGGCTGAGTCCTGGGAGTCCTCCTTGCGAATCGTCGAACCTGGGGGTGCTCCTGGGGACCCTAACCTGGCTGGGAAGGCAACTTCCCTTCTGTGAACCTAAGTTTCAGAATGATCAGTGAAAGAGGGCAATCCAACCTCCTCATGGGGTGACCAAAAGATTGAGTGAGAGCTTGACCAGCAGAGGACTTGGTTCATGACACAGCAGTTTCTGCTACTCCACTGCTTATTCACTCAGAAATGGTTCACTGGAGTCCTATGGTAGGTACTGGGGACACCAATGAACAAAGCAGGTTAAAAATCCTGCCCCTACGAAGTTCCCATTTCAGATGACAGATTAAGTAGTTAGAACACTAAGGAGCCATGAAGGAGTTGAGGAGAGTGAGGCAGGGCCTTCTCATAGGTCACAGCTCAGTGTAACAAAGGGAAGCCCTGAGAACTATGGGCAGAGGGGACGGCAATCACAGTGACCCTAAGGTCAAGGAATGACTCCATGGTTACAAGTAGGAAATTCATAGGGATGAAGCtgcagaggcaggcaggaggccagACAGGGCTTCTCAGCCTCACTCCACTAACATTTGAAGGTTGGATAACCCTCGGCTGGAGgtgctgtcctgtgcattgtggGAGGTGTGGCAGCATCTGTGGGCTCCACCCGCTATAGCACCCCCCATCCGTGGGCTCACCCACTATAGCACTCCTGCTCCAAATGCAAGGATTAAAAATGTCTACAGACATTGCCAATTCTGCTGGCAGGCAGAGGCAGCCAGTTGAGAATGACTGGGTTGGGCCATGCTGATACCTAGGCACTCAGAAGCTGGAACTCCAACTGGTGGGTGATAGCACAGGTGATCCCCAAGTAGGACAGTGACTGGGACCCCAGAGTCAGAAGAGCACTCACTCAGAAGAAAGAGGTTCTGGTAGTTGTCCAGAGCTGTGTCCCAGAACAGGTCCGCCTGGTCTAGCCCCAGCTGCTCCCAATCCTCCAAGGTGAAATCCATGGCCACATCCTTGAGGGTGACAAATTCCTAAAATGCAAACACACTTAGTCATTCAAGGGCTGGGGCCAGGAAAGAGCCCAACAACCTACTCAGGGTACCCTAACCCTCAGTTTACCAGGACTTTGGCAGTAATCATCTTGTTCTCAGCCTCACAGGAACCTTGAGATATGACACTCAAGAGCCCTATACTGCAGGCAAGAAACAGTCTTGGATGGGAGATAACGATGTCAAATCACTCAAACAGGCAGAACTTAAACCCAATCTGCCTGATCTAAGATCCAttgatttctcaaaagaaaataaatttttagaaataataaaaagtttttaaaaatccattgattttcctgcttttgtctttttttttttttttgcattaaatcaagattttaatttgtattactgtggaaattttcaaacacacacaAGCAGGGAAATGCATATAATTAACCGGATAGACCCAGCACCCCCGGGACCTCTAATTTCCCCTGTGAATACTGCAGTATTAACAGTAACTACTTAATATTACTTAATACCTAGACCATATTCCAAGAACACACACAGATTTGTCTGACTTCTTGATGGTAATTCTGTAGTTACGTTGTCGAGTTCTGAGGCCCAGGTGTGCAGTTGGCTTGTGTCAGCAGACCTTCATTCCTCAGCCATACCCCTGCAGCCTCTCTATTCTTCCATGCTCCTGACTTAAGGTCCAACATCTAGCTGCCCCTCTGCCCCTGTTTTTCCTATAAACTGGTGAGGAGAGCAGAGGCCTGATCAGAGTCAGTACAGCCTTTGGAAGCACCCCCCCACCCAATGTGGTGCCAGATCCACTTTAGGCAATACAACCACCTAAGCTGCATGTCTACTGTTCAACTTTTAGTGATGCTAGATTTCTTCActaattaatacatatttaaaataagaattcaaagGCTCTGGAagtggcccagtggtagaacacttgcctagcatatgtgaggttatgggttcaatccccagcactgcaataaaaataaaaatgctcagTACTGACAAGAGAAAGTGAAAGGCTGCCCatccccatcaccccatcacaaGGTGAAACTATGGCTATTTGGATAGCCATAGTCCTTTCTAGATCCTCATTAGTGTGTTCATGGGCACATGTGTAAGgacatgtgtgtatgcacacacaaaggaatattttaagaatgaaaaactAACTCTGTTTAGTTTGGGTTTGAGGCTTGGCCCCACTACTTTCCACTATGGGTGGCCCCTTAAGCCTGATTCCTGGCCTACTAGTGAAAGGGACTGAAAAACTAACTCTGTTTAGTTTGGGTTTGAGGCTTGGCCCCACTACTTTCCACTATGGGTGGCCCCTTAAGCCTGATTCCTGGCCTACTAGTGAAAGGGACTGGTGAGTCCCATCTCATCAGGGTTACCCAGGAGAAGTGACTGAGAAGCTGCTGGGCAATGTGGCACGTGGGAAGGCCTCCACCCCCAGCTTACACTTCCCAACCCAACTCTCCAGGCCTCCAACCTGAAGGCTTTTCTTTGTCCAGTCGCCTCCTGTGCTGGGAATGGGATCAGCGCTCGAGGTGCAGCGAATCACTGGATGCCCAGCTCCTCTCTGAGGCAGAGTTATTTCCAGGttgtagaagaaaagagaatcaaaGTCACTTGCTCTAAGCCACACAGCTAGGTAGTGGAGGGACAAGAGTTGCTACCTGATGCATGACCCCAAGGAGGCTGACCTGTCAGGGGCTTGGTTTTAGATTCTGTTGGTTCAAATTCAGGTCCTATTTATGAGCTGTGGGACTTCATTATTCCACCTCTTTAAGTCCATGTTCCTCATCTCTAAAGTGAGAGTGCTGGGAGGATGAAGGGAGCTGACGCCTGCAAGTGCTCGGCAGGAAGCTGTTCAGCAAGTAGAGTTTGTCGCTCATGCATCCGGTCACATCAGGGCACCTGCTGCCAGCTCCTTGCCAGGCACAGGGCAGCAGGGGAGGCAGCCTGTTCCTGTCCTTGTGGGATTTAGTCTGGGTATGCCCACTGACATCAGTGAAAATGCTCTGTAAAACTCTGAGAATAATGTCCAACACACATGTGCAAGTGTATAAATAAATTGGTCCTCTTGGAAGGATGACAGCAGGGACCCTACTCCTTATACTGAAAACTGGCAGGTAAAGGGATTGCCCAGCCGAAGAGGGGCGATGCCTCACTACGAAAGTGTTCCATCTCGGAAATGACTGGGACACCGCACTGGAACAGTACCCTGCTGAGTGAACAGACAACAAGGCAGGCAGTGCCAATGGCTGCCGGGACCACAAAGGCTCTGGGCCTCTGTCCTGCCACAAACAATGCACCCAAGTCTAACTGAAGCCCTTGAACCAGTCACCACTGCGACACACTAGATTGCACCAGGAGTATGGAGCCAGCAAGCGACTGA from Marmota flaviventris isolate mMarFla1 chromosome 18, mMarFla1.hap1, whole genome shotgun sequence includes:
- the Znf473 gene encoding zinc finger protein 473 isoform X1; translated protein: MEGKEEELERGYWDMAAMAERGAGHPVIRCTSSADPIPSTGGDWTKKSLQEFVTLKDVAMDFTLEDWEQLGLDQADLFWDTALDNYQNLFLLNPPRPSLTSYPDGGEELEALVEGSPEAAGPDMTETKASPLHQDFLEEGLSQEILEAFSKDGLWNSSFETCIGESWLDSLLGDPESLLRTDVAINEESPTECNHEFKSGLSPSSPLSIGEDSVMHDIPEKSLTPAKSKECRSDFGYYSDQSQQDSVQGEETLYKCSECGESFSRSYHLIQHWIIHTKEKPPVRPKHERSFIQSSYLFVRPVTHTGYESYVCKECGKTFSQNMHLQWHQKIHTGEKLCNNQDHDCPSNRARPIKCQKTTISAKSYKCNECGKAFSRALHLAGHQKTHIQKHYECAMCQAAFNLKKHFIQHQKTHATKTTSECQECGKTFRRSSSLIEHQAIHTGEKPYKCNECGKAFSHTSSLKIHQRVHSGEKPYKCSDCGKTFCRNTHLNEHQRIHTGYKLHKCQECVKSFSRPSHLIRHQSSHTTEKLFGCAECKETFSHKEHLVQHQIIHTIEAPYQCQECGERFICHSTLNCHLSIHTREKQGFDTSKKILALNSEQREYQRLNEKCFKCNKCEKTFSRSKYLTQHAKIHTRVKSFECHQCGKAFGHSTQLSRHQRIHSVVRPCERGEHRKADHNLSLTEQQSSQSEHSFKCNECGKTFGQSAHLSEHQLVHSGEKPFKCKECDKVFTQSNYLIQHHRTHAAKKHFQCSECGKTFHQSSCLSKHQRIHTGEKPYECSDCGKAFGLSVQLIRHQRVHTGEKPYVCQECGKSFSQSSCLSIHRRIHTGEKPYMCSKCGKTFAQRANLTQHERIHTGEKPYACEICGKAFGLSAHLAQHQRIHTQEKPYHCQHCQKTFRCYSSLNRHQRLHTQK
- the Znf473 gene encoding zinc finger protein 473 isoform X2, yielding MEGKEEELERGYWDMAAMAEEFVTLKDVAMDFTLEDWEQLGLDQADLFWDTALDNYQNLFLLNPPRPSLTSYPDGGEELEALVEGSPEAAGPDMTETKASPLHQDFLEEGLSQEILEAFSKDGLWNSSFETCIGESWLDSLLGDPESLLRTDVAINEESPTECNHEFKSGLSPSSPLSIGEDSVMHDIPEKSLTPAKSKECRSDFGYYSDQSQQDSVQGEETLYKCSECGESFSRSYHLIQHWIIHTKEKPPVRPKHERSFIQSSYLFVRPVTHTGYESYVCKECGKTFSQNMHLQWHQKIHTGEKLCNNQDHDCPSNRARPIKCQKTTISAKSYKCNECGKAFSRALHLAGHQKTHIQKHYECAMCQAAFNLKKHFIQHQKTHATKTTSECQECGKTFRRSSSLIEHQAIHTGEKPYKCNECGKAFSHTSSLKIHQRVHSGEKPYKCSDCGKTFCRNTHLNEHQRIHTGYKLHKCQECVKSFSRPSHLIRHQSSHTTEKLFGCAECKETFSHKEHLVQHQIIHTIEAPYQCQECGERFICHSTLNCHLSIHTREKQGFDTSKKILALNSEQREYQRLNEKCFKCNKCEKTFSRSKYLTQHAKIHTRVKSFECHQCGKAFGHSTQLSRHQRIHSVVRPCERGEHRKADHNLSLTEQQSSQSEHSFKCNECGKTFGQSAHLSEHQLVHSGEKPFKCKECDKVFTQSNYLIQHHRTHAAKKHFQCSECGKTFHQSSCLSKHQRIHTGEKPYECSDCGKAFGLSVQLIRHQRVHTGEKPYVCQECGKSFSQSSCLSIHRRIHTGEKPYMCSKCGKTFAQRANLTQHERIHTGEKPYACEICGKAFGLSAHLAQHQRIHTQEKPYHCQHCQKTFRCYSSLNRHQRLHTQK
- the Znf473 gene encoding zinc finger protein 473 isoform X3, with translation MTETKASPLHQDFLEEGLSQEILEAFSKDGLWNSSFETCIGESWLDSLLGDPESLLRTDVAINEESPTECNHEFKSGLSPSSPLSIGEDSVMHDIPEKSLTPAKSKECRSDFGYYSDQSQQDSVQGEETLYKCSECGESFSRSYHLIQHWIIHTKEKPPVRPKHERSFIQSSYLFVRPVTHTGYESYVCKECGKTFSQNMHLQWHQKIHTGEKLCNNQDHDCPSNRARPIKCQKTTISAKSYKCNECGKAFSRALHLAGHQKTHIQKHYECAMCQAAFNLKKHFIQHQKTHATKTTSECQECGKTFRRSSSLIEHQAIHTGEKPYKCNECGKAFSHTSSLKIHQRVHSGEKPYKCSDCGKTFCRNTHLNEHQRIHTGYKLHKCQECVKSFSRPSHLIRHQSSHTTEKLFGCAECKETFSHKEHLVQHQIIHTIEAPYQCQECGERFICHSTLNCHLSIHTREKQGFDTSKKILALNSEQREYQRLNEKCFKCNKCEKTFSRSKYLTQHAKIHTRVKSFECHQCGKAFGHSTQLSRHQRIHSVVRPCERGEHRKADHNLSLTEQQSSQSEHSFKCNECGKTFGQSAHLSEHQLVHSGEKPFKCKECDKVFTQSNYLIQHHRTHAAKKHFQCSECGKTFHQSSCLSKHQRIHTGEKPYECSDCGKAFGLSVQLIRHQRVHTGEKPYVCQECGKSFSQSSCLSIHRRIHTGEKPYMCSKCGKTFAQRANLTQHERIHTGEKPYACEICGKAFGLSAHLAQHQRIHTQEKPYHCQHCQKTFRCYSSLNRHQRLHTQK